Within Nitrospira sp., the genomic segment TACGGTAGTGTTAACAGGCCCTAGCTGATCGCTTCCAGGGTTGCTTTAAGCCGGATGATGGCTTTCGTATGGATTTGGCAGACGCGCGATTCAGTGACCTTGAGGAGTTCTCCGATTTCTTTCATGGTGAGTTCTTCATAGTAATACAGCGTGAGGACGAGCCGTTCTTTTTCCGGCAACATCTGAATCGCCCCGGCAATCGACTCGCGCTCACGTTCGTTCACCAGTGAGGAGAGGGGATCGGGGGTATGGGTGTCCGCTAACATCTTCACCACTTTGTGACCGTCCGGCTCATGGAGGCTCAGATCGTCCACACTGATCATGACCGCTCCCCGAGCCCGTGTGATGAACTCATCCAGCTCTTCCAACGACATCTTCAACTCGGCCGCGACCTCCTCATCCTGCGGCGGCCGACCGAGGCGACTCATCAGGACGGTGTGTGTTTTTTGGAGGAGGGAAATGCGTTCATGGACCGATCGTGGAATCCAATCCATGGCACGGATCTCATCGAGCATGGCGCCTCGAATACGGAACTCCGCATAGGTCTTAAACTTGGCTTCTCGTGTCGGATCATATTTCGTCATGGCATCCATCAATCCGATGGTACCGACCGAAATCAGATCTTCCGCATCCAGGTAGGCCGGAAGCCGGAAGGCCAACCGATGGGCCATGGCACGAATGACGTGAGCAAACTCCTTGATCAGTTGCTCCCGCCTTCCCACTTGTGCCGAGAAAGATTTCCGCTCGTGTGGTAATGCCGCCTTACTCATAGTAATTGTCTAACCCTTCACTAGTTACCGGCATGCGTCGCCGACCGTTGCCACACCAACTGCATCGAGCTCTTCGGAAGGACAGCCTTCGGCCATTGCACGATCTGCCTGGCGAGTTTCTTGAACGCTTCCGATGACGGAGCCTCCGGGAATACCTCCAAGACGGCTTTCTGCTGCATCACCGCCATCGGCACATAATCATCGTAGGGAATGGCCCCAACCAATT encodes:
- a CDS encoding FliA/WhiG family RNA polymerase sigma factor — protein: MSKAALPHERKSFSAQVGRREQLIKEFAHVIRAMAHRLAFRLPAYLDAEDLISVGTIGLMDAMTKYDPTREAKFKTYAEFRIRGAMLDEIRAMDWIPRSVHERISLLQKTHTVLMSRLGRPPQDEEVAAELKMSLEELDEFITRARGAVMISVDDLSLHEPDGHKVVKMLADTHTPDPLSSLVNERERESIAGAIQMLPEKERLVLTLYYYEELTMKEIGELLKVTESRVCQIHTKAIIRLKATLEAIS